TGGACCCGGATGCTGTCCTCTATCCCATTACCTCCACGGTAGCTGACATATGGGCGACCATCTCATACGTTATCTCACTGAGCCTGGCCTTCAGCGGGGCCGGCTCCGCGGTGATATACTTGATAGCCTCCTCCACTGTGGTGCTAGCCCTGGTCCTGGCATTGGTGTTCAGGAGGGAGGAGGAGTTCAGGAGGACCCTAAGGGAGTCCTTCCTGACGATAGTCGCTGTGACAGCGATCTCCAGCATCTCCGGGTTCTCCCTATCATCCGTGAGGGAGGTGATCGAGGAGGCACCAGGAGTGCTGACAGTATATCCGGCCATAATAGACACGATAGGGGACTGCGCCGCGATATTCGGCTCGACATCCACAACGGCCCTCTTCACCGGCCTCCTGAGGCCGGACATAGGTGAGCTCAGGTCCAAGCTCCAAGATGCCGTTCAGATAGGAGGGGCAGGCCTCGCTTACTTCGCGATCTACAGCGCAATGGCCCTAATCATCGGCGGCTCCTGGAGGTCCTTTCTTATACCGCTGTCCGTCTACTTCATCCTCCTCCCCATCGTCATGATCTTCGCTTTCTCCCTATCCATCCTGACCTTCAGGAGAGGGCTCAATCCTGACAACTTCATAATACCCCTCGAGACGACCGTCACAGATACCATGTCCACCGTCATCATAGCCGCAATGCTCCTCCTCACGGGATAGGAATCGAGAAACTCTTCAACCTTCTGTCCCTAGAGGTTAATTTCATATGCTTCAGGGTTGTTTAGGATCACCTCTGGGACTTCCACCCAGCCCACAACTCAGGCGGTGGAGTCATGAATGCCTGCCGAGCCCAAAGGCACGGGCATCAAGAGCCGGCCCTGCGGGACTTGAAGCATCGCCCCAACACCCCATAGGGCCTTGGTGAGGTTCCAGCAGGCAAAAACGACGCGCTACTGCAGCCCCCAATACGCTTCCCAACCGGCTCATGCGCGTCCTCACCCTGAGCCCTCTCATGCCTTTCATCCCGCTGACCTCATCGCGGGGGCAAGCATCAACGCTCAGCTTCCGCCCCTCCACCAGCCAGCAAGAGGTCTCGTGGCCCGGGTGGGCCGCCCACATCCCGGTTGGGGGATGGAGGTGAGAGCATCTGAATGATCTCATGAGGCTAGAAGACGGTTCCCGAGCACCCACCATCGCCCCTCACGTCCACGCACCCCACCCTGAGGCCGTCCCTCCTCAGGATGGACAGGGCCGCCACTCCTAACCTGGAAGGATATCTCTCACGCTTTATCCTCACCTTAAGGCTATCATCCACCTCGATCCCCTCCTCGGCCACCAAAGTATCACTTGACGGATCGATGTATGCCCTAGGAAAGTCCAGGGCATCCTGGCAATTCATACCATACTTCAGAAGGTTCGTCGAGATCCACCAGTGTATCTGGGGTCTGAAGTGCCCACCTGATGTCCCTATTACGTACCAGTCACCGCTGCAGTTGAGCAGGAGCGCTGATAATGTATGAAGGGTCCTCTTCCCTGGCTCCAGCCTATTCACGTGATCCTCCCTCAGGGAGAAGCTGGAGGCCCTGCAGTTTAGGGTCACCTGGTAAGTTGGCTCGGTGAGTCCGGATCCGAAGGCCGTGAAGATGCTCTGAATCCCGGCCACTATCATGCCCTCTGAGTCCAAAACCGCGAAGAAGGTCGTGTCTCCGTCCCCGAAGCTTACAGTTCCCCCCTCCCCCTCGAGGACGGACGGGTCCATGAGATCCCCCAGACTCACGGTCATGTACCTCGGATCGGTGATGTACCTATCCCTAAGGGCATAAGCCCTCCTGGAGATCTCGATGAGGCTCTCCACCCTCCTGAGGGAGCTCGGCTCCCCTATCTCCTCGGTCAGCATCATCATGTGGAGCGTCGTGATCCCCTGAGTAGGAGGGGGCATCTCGTAAGCCCTGCACCCCCAGATGTCGGCCTTTATCGGATGACCCTCACAAGCTCGGTAGCTGGAGAGATCCTCATGGGAGAGAAGCCCGCCCCTTTCCCTGATGTAACTCACGATCCTGGAGGCTATCTCCC
This is a stretch of genomic DNA from Candidatus Korarchaeota archaeon NZ13-K. It encodes these proteins:
- a CDS encoding gamma-glutamyltransferase family protein; this translates as MEVMGMRHPYMTYGGLVASEHYLASTLASEVLRDGGNAVDASVSVSLALSVTLPHLSGLGGDFFALVRRGDEVRFIDGSGPSPSGLTREELLRRGFEEMPASGPLSMTVPGYVDALHLLWRNYGRMEWSDLVLRAASIARRGFPVSRSLSNAVKIHRNFLSSDYGSSRTYLGVGEWGSLQRFEGLASALERIAEDPRDFYEGEIASRIVSYIRERGGLLSHEDLSSYRACEGHPIKADIWGCRAYEMPPPTQGITTLHMMMLTEEIGEPSSLRRVESLIEISRRAYALRDRYITDPRYMTVSLGDLMDPSVLEGEGGTVSFGDGDTTFFAVLDSEGMIVAGIQSIFTAFGSGLTEPTYQVTLNCRASSFSLREDHVNRLEPGKRTLHTLSALLLNCSGDWYVIGTSGGHFRPQIHWWISTNLLKYGMNCQDALDFPRAYIDPSSDTLVAEEGIEVDDSLKVRIKRERYPSRLGVAALSILRRDGLRVGCVDVRGDGGCSGTVF